The Candidatus Nomurabacteria bacterium genomic sequence AAGGTTCATCTCGCGGCACCGCGCCTTTGTATTTATCATGGCTGCGACGCTACTAGTAGTTACAACTACGGCACTGCTTACTACAAAACACTTTGTGACTTCGAATACGTCGAGTGCTGCAAATGATAGCCAGCTTTCTCCAGGCTCGAGTACATCTAGTAGTACACCTGGTGTACATGCGTCTCAGCAGATCACTAATATAGTTTCACCGTCAGGAGGTTCCATGAGTACGAATATTCAGGTAAATGGCAAGCAGATCAAAGTCCCAGAAAATGGGTCGATGCACAAGACTATTTATTCCGACGATGGAAGTAAGACTGATATTAATGTGTCAACAAGCGGAAACGCGACTAATTCGAATATTTATACGTCGTCATCGAATGTACAGGTAACAACTAATCCGGAGGACTTGCAAGCGGGGTCGGGTAATTAGGTGAGTGGTCAGTCGATTCCGACAGCAGGCTGTCTGCAGTCGGAATCGGGCGAACACCCGAAGTCAAAATCCATTAATAACAATAAGGAGGGACAAAATGAAAATAGCAAGGTCAGCAGGTGCGGTAGTGACGTCGCTCGGTCTAGTGGTGGGACTTTCCGGGTTCGCCGGTGCGACTGCAGGAACGATCGGCTACACAGGCCCATCGTCAAATAACCAAATATCTTCGTATTTAAACAACAATGCGAATTTAAACAACAACAACAATTTAAACGCGAACAACCTGAATAATCAGAACGCGCATTCCGGTTTTGCAAACGTTTCTGGTAATACGTTTGGCGGTACGGCTCAGACCGGACCAGCAAGCAACTTCAATAGTTCGAACGTTTCTGCAAATGTCAGCAATGCTGGTGCAGGTTATGGCGGCTGGTTCGCTGGTGCCGCTGCGGCAAACAGCGTGGCCAATATCAATACGACTGGCCCTTACTCGAACAATCAGGTTCAGTTCAGCACGAACAACAACCTGAATGTAAATAACAATAATAACTTCAATATCACAAACACGAATAACCAGAATGCTCAGTCTGGTAGCGCAAGCGTGGACTGCAACACGACTGGTGGTTCTGCCATCACTGGCGCAGCAACCAATACGAACACACAAACAGTTAACCTGAGCGTTAACAACTAGTACGGGTGAGCCGACATGGGGGAGTGCGTTAACTCCCCCGCCAGAAATTATTTTTCGGTAACGACAACAATATAAAGAAAGGAGGGGAACGTGCAACGAGCTAGACACATTATAAGGGGAGTAGTCATTTACCTGTTCGTGGTGATATTTGCGGGTGGCGCCCCTCTATCTACTATCGTTAGTGCTGACACTGCTCAAAACAAGAAGCACAACTATACATATAATACAGCCGATAAACACTGGAGTGATGAGGACTGGACGTGGAACAAGGCGACAGGCAAATACGTAAAGAACACGTCTGTATCACCGAGCCCTTCTGATTCACCCGCTCCTACAAGCGACACGACGCCACCTGACACTACCGCGAAATCTTCGGACCCAGCTCCAGCGGGCGATGCTACTGTTACTGACAGCACCAACGCGGCGGCAACGACAAACGACAACAATAATGTGGGCGTGACGAACAATCTGAACTCAAATACCGGTAGCGGTGATGCGGGTGTCGTCAAAAATACGACCGCCGGTGATGCGCAGACAGGTGACGCAAACGGTAGTACGACAATCATTAATAGCGTTCACTCGACGGTTGGTAACGGCGATACTTCTGGAATCGCGCACTTTACGATGAACCTTTATGGCGACATCACTGGCGACATTAGCATTGGTCCGAACATCAATAATGCAACGATTGATAAAAATACAAATCTTTCAAGCAAGACGAATGTTAACAACAACGACACACTTGTGAACAATCAGACGCTTAAGTCTACTAGCGGTAATGCGACGGTCAGCGGCAACACGACTGCCGGCAGTGCGAAGTCTGGCAATGCCAACACTGTCGCCGATGTGATGAACCTGATCGACACGATTATTGCAGCCAACAAATCATTCATTGGCACGGTTAACATATACGGCAATTTAAACGGTGATATATTGGTCTCTCCTGACTTCATACCACAATTACTGGCAAGCAATGCTCAGGTGTATGGCAATTACAACCTAGACCAGACGGCAAACATTAATGACAACCAGTCGATAGTTAATAACGTCAAGTTAAACGCGACGAGTGGCACGGCTACGGTTAGTGGCAATACGACTGCCGGTACGGCAAAAAGCGGCAATGCTCAGACGAATCTAACAATTTTGAACTTGACCGGTCATCAGGTTGATGCCAAGAAAAGCCTACTTGTTTTCGTGAACGTGCTTGGTAAATGGGTAGGCATGATCGTCGACGCACCGGGTGCAACATCTGCGGCTCTCGGTAGCGGAGTAATCAGTGACACTACGAATATAAGTGACACCGCTAATCTAAATAACAACGCGAAGATTATCAATAACCTTGATCTGTCATCAGCATCTGGCGATGCGACTGTGACGAAAAATACGACAGCTGGTGACGCCGTGACAGGCAATGCTACAGCTAGCGCTAACATTGCCAACATCAGCACGAGTCAGTTTAACCTGAGCGACTGGTTCGGCGTACTGTTTATCAATGTGTACGGTACGTGGATCGGTAGCTTCGGCATAAACACAGCGGCGGGCACCATCACGCCACTCAGCGGTGACGCTGTTCCGTCGGCTGGAGCCAGAATCGCTGCATTGCCAACGGCCGGCCAACTGATGCATTTCGGATATACGCCGGCCACGCAAAGCCACGCGACAGTAGCGGGAGTAAGTGGTTCTGGCAGTAAGCCGACTGGCGGCAAGCCATTCACTCAGCTGAGCGGCCTACGTGCTCCATCTGAACAATTGAGGTTAATCCCAGTTGCACCAAAGCCTTTCGAAGATGTATTTTCAAACATCTTGATGACTATCGGCTTCGGCGCCGCCGGCATATCAGGTGCACTTTGGCTCATTCGAAAGCGCCGGCCAACGTTGCCGACTAGGGCGCCGCACGGAGGAGGCTTGACCGAGGCAGTAAGCTCGCGAACATAAAGATTTTACTAGAGAATAGTTGACTAGCACTCTTGACTCCGGAGTGCTAGTTTACTATAGTGGATACAGATGACAAAACGTGATTATTACGAAGTTCTAGGCATCGGCAAAAGCGCTTCGGCCGATGAAATCAAAAAGGCTTTTCGCAAGGCTGCGGTTAAACATCACCCCGACAAAGAGGGTGGTGATGAAACGAAATTCAAAGAAATAAACGAAGCCTACGAAGTGCTCAAAGACCAGCAGAAACGCCAACGGTATGACCAGTTCGGTCATGCTGGAGTTGGTGGTTCAAGCGGCGGCGGTGGCGGAGGCGGTAATCCCTTTGAGGGCTTTGGTGGATTTGGCGGTCAAAACGTTCATTTTGATTTTGGTGATGGTGGTTTAGGCGATATGTTCGGTCAGTTCTTTGGGGGCGGGCAGCAGCAACAGCACGGCCCGCGACGCGGACGCGATGTAGAAACGAGCATGACGTTAACATTTGATGAAGCTGTATTTGGTGTTGAACGCGACGTCTCGCTCGACATGGAAGTCGAGTGCGAGCACTGCAAAGGCACGACGGTAGAGCCCGGTCATAGTTTGAAGACTTGTCCGACATGTCAGGGTAGCGGTCAGCAGGTACGAATTGTTAATACGGTTTTTGGTCAGATCCAACAAGCAACAACTTGTGCGGAGTGTAAGGGCCGAGGTCAGATTCCAGAGAAAGTTTGTAGCGTCTGTCGTGGCAAAGGGACTCAACGCAGCAAAGAGCAGCTAACAATTAAGATTCCAGCTGGTATAGATGACGGTGCGACGATACGATTACAAGGTCACGGCGAGGCAGCTGGTGGCGGTGGTCGGGGCGATTTGTACGTACATATTAGAGTTAAGGCTCACAAAAAGTTCACACGCGAAGCAGACATTATATTGTCCGAAGAGCATGTCGACATGGTAGAAGCCGCACTGGGTACAGAGATCGAAGTCGACACGGTAGATGGTATGGTCCGTATGAAAGTGCCGTCTGGCACGCAGAGCGGAACAGATTTTAAACTTTCAGGTCACGGCGTACCGCACTTACGCGGTCAGTCGCGTGGACCGCACATTGTAACGATTGTCGTAGATACTCCGACGAAGCTGTCAAAGCAGCAGAAAGAATTGTTGCAGCAATTCGGTGGCTCCAAAAAACGTGGCATATTTTAGAATTTAGTTGATGAAAATACAAAAATAGCCTATAGTTTCACTAAGTGACACAGTCACTCGAGTGAGAGGATAGGGACATGCTGAAAACAGGACCGCGGACGTTTGCGACTGTAGTTGTGACCGTCTTGGGCCTTTGGCTTTTTGGCTGGTTGTTCGGTTTTTTCGGTTTATTGATTGCATTGATCGTTGTTGGTGGAGTGACCATCGGAGCTATTTCATGGAAAGCCGGTGGTAGTAGCCAAAAAGAACATGACACATCAATGAATCGGCTTCCAGGAATCGATAAACCTGCCAGGGAATGGGCGTCTGATTTAGATGAATATGAATTTCCGCCACTTCCTGATATGCCAGAAGATTTTAAGATCAATGTGGCCGAAAATCAGCCCGAAGATACTCCCACCGAAACCCCACAGTAGGTCAGCCCTACTGTGGGGTTTTACCCCAAATTTTGAATTCATTAGTCTTATGTTTACATAGACTGAAATATAGTTGAAATCTTGACTATAAAATAGTATAATAACAGATGTCATGTGGGATTCTATCCGATTGTCCACGGTCGGCGGTTTTACTTTACGCAAGATTGCCCTGCTGTTAATGGCCGTATTGACGTCGGCCGTGTTCATGGCAGCCACGAATAGTCCCACTTCTTTTGCGGTAAACGCTAGCTGGAATGGCGATTCAATTAGCTATAACGGCAATACTTACGACAAGGTACAATCGCCGCCAACACTGCCTGGTGTTCCAATAAATTGGAATGTTTATTCTACGCAACCAACAGGTGGGCAGGATGTGTCAATCATTGCGATTGATCCTAGCGCAGACACGACCAAAGACGTTTCCAACGCTAAGTCATTTACATACAGTTATGATGGTCAGATATACAGTAATCCGCGTCCGCCAAATGGAGACATGATTACCGTTAGTGCCAATACAAGTGGCGCCAATGGTGATGCAAGCTCTAGTAACAGCCAGAATCACACATCCTGCGCCGTGACTGGTGTAGGCTGGATTATTTGTAGCGTATCTCGATGGATTGCCGATGGCATGGATCATGTCTTCAATCTCATCAGTGGTTTTTTGACTGTCCGACCACTAACTACAGATACAAATAGTGGCATGTATCAGGCGTGGACGATTGCTCGCAATCTGGCTAACACATCATTTATCGTGGCGTTTTTAGTGATTATTTATGCTCAGATATCTACGTATGGCATAAGTAATTACGAGCTTAAAAAGATGATTCCGCGCCTTATCATAGCCGCGATTTTAGTCAACGTGTCATATTACATTTGTACGGTAGCCGTAGACGTGTCGAATATTTTAGGCGACAGCGTACAGCAAGCATTGGTGCAAATTCGTCAATCATTACCGGCAGCGATGCCTGGTGGCAGTGTATTGAACTGGAAGAGCATGACAGAGTTCCTGCTGAGCGGTGGTACGGTGGTGGGCGCCGGACTTGCCGGATTTGCTGCGTTTACTGGCGCAACCGTAGCTGGGTCTATGACGGGCTTGGTTATCTTGCTGTTTCCTATCTTGATTGCAGGCATC encodes the following:
- the dnaJ gene encoding molecular chaperone DnaJ — its product is MTKRDYYEVLGIGKSASADEIKKAFRKAAVKHHPDKEGGDETKFKEINEAYEVLKDQQKRQRYDQFGHAGVGGSSGGGGGGGNPFEGFGGFGGQNVHFDFGDGGLGDMFGQFFGGGQQQQHGPRRGRDVETSMTLTFDEAVFGVERDVSLDMEVECEHCKGTTVEPGHSLKTCPTCQGSGQQVRIVNTVFGQIQQATTCAECKGRGQIPEKVCSVCRGKGTQRSKEQLTIKIPAGIDDGATIRLQGHGEAAGGGGRGDLYVHIRVKAHKKFTREADIILSEEHVDMVEAALGTEIEVDTVDGMVRMKVPSGTQSGTDFKLSGHGVPHLRGQSRGPHIVTIVVDTPTKLSKQQKELLQQFGGSKKRGIF